GCGCGATATTCTTCTTGTCCTTCTTACGCGGCTTGCGAACCGCGCCACGAGTCTTCGGGGGCATTTTTTCTCCTACAGAAAGTTATTGGGGAAAGTCCGTAAATCCCGAGCGGGGATTTTAACGGGCCTTCTTCTTGCTTACGACGGTACGCTTCGGGCCCTTGCGGGTACGTGCGTTGGTCTTCGTACGCTGACCGCGTACGGGCAGGCCCTTGCGGTGGCGCAGGCCTTCGTAGCTGCCGATTTCAACCTTGCGGCGGATATCTGCTGCTACTTCGCGGCGAAGGTCACCCTCAACCTTGTAGTTGCCTTCAATGTAGTCACGCAGCTCAACCAGCTGGGCGTCAGTCAGGTCCTTGACGCGGACGTCAGCGCTGATGCCAGTGGCGGCCAGGGTTTCGTGTGCACGGGTCTTGCCCACGCCGTAGATGTAAGTAAGCGCAATTTCCAGCCGCTTTTCGCGGGGAATGTCTACGCCAGCGAGACGAGCCATAGTGGCAGTACTCCTTGATAAACCGGAGGTCGTAGGCAGTACACCCGCACGTTCCGTGCGGCCCCAGCCTCCGACCGGGGGTTAGCTGTCCGGACTCTTTCGAGCTCAATGTTCCAGATCAGCTTGTGCTGCCTTTATTTACTTGCGTGGGTTAGCAACCCAGGATTTCCTTCAGGGAAGGAAATTAGCCCTGGCGCTGCTTGTGGCGCGGGTTCTCGCAGATCACCATGACCCGGCCATTACGGCGGATCACTTTGCACTTTTCGCAGATCTGCTTGACGCTCGGCTTGACCTTCATGGCGTTCCTTTGCGTGTAGCAGTTTGGTCAACTGGAGCAGCAGTCAGTTTGCACTGCCGCCGCCCAGCAATTTACTTGTAGCGGTAGACGATACGACCACGGGTGAGGTCGTACGGGCTCAGCTCCACCACTACGCGGTCCTCAGGGAGGATTCGGATGTAGTGCTGACGCATCTTTCCAGAGATGTGTGCCAGAACGATGTGCTTGTTGGTGAGCTCAACGCGAAACATCGCGTTAGGCAGCGCCTCGGTCACAACGCCTTCGATCTCAATGACCCCGTCCTTCTTGGCCATACCCTCCGCTAACTGTTGTTGCCGCAGCCCCGCCGGATAGCACCGGGCATGACCACGAACGTTTTTGTTGGATCGATTGCCGTCTCCAGGCCCAAAAGGGCGTGGCAGTCCAGACAACCAACAAGCAACACTACCCTGTTGGCCGGTAAAAGTTAAATCGGCCATAGTAGCCTACGCGGTGCGGTACGCACCATATTCGCCGGCCGGAGTGCTCACGGCACCAGCCGCGGCCACACCGTCCAGGATGGCCAAGCGGACGACGTCGGCTGCCGCGCTTTGGAGC
This region of Arthrobacter sp. DNA4 genomic DNA includes:
- the rpsM gene encoding 30S ribosomal protein S13, encoding MARLAGVDIPREKRLEIALTYIYGVGKTRAHETLAATGISADVRVKDLTDAQLVELRDYIEGNYKVEGDLRREVAADIRRKVEIGSYEGLRHRKGLPVRGQRTKTNARTRKGPKRTVVSKKKAR
- the rpmJ gene encoding 50S ribosomal protein L36 translates to MKVKPSVKQICEKCKVIRRNGRVMVICENPRHKQRQG
- the infA gene encoding translation initiation factor IF-1, which produces MAKKDGVIEIEGVVTEALPNAMFRVELTNKHIVLAHISGKMRQHYIRILPEDRVVVELSPYDLTRGRIVYRYK